A genomic segment from Eriocheir sinensis breed Jianghai 21 chromosome 46, ASM2467909v1, whole genome shotgun sequence encodes:
- the LOC126980976 gene encoding tyrosine-protein phosphatase corkscrew-like isoform X7: MGDFYDLYGGEKFATLAELVQFYMENQGQLREKNGEVIELKYPLNCADPTTERWFHGHLSGREAEKLILDKGKNGSFLVRESQSKPGDYVLSVRTDDKVTHVMIRCVDNKYDVGGGRKFDTLSELVEHYRKNPMVEQSGTVVPLKMPFNATRINARGIDSRVRELSKEHQGPAMGKAGFWEEFESLQQQECKQLYSRKEGQKPENRNKNRYKNILPFDHTRVILRDTDPGIPGSDYINANLITSEEDLGIEAKTYIATQGCLPSTLADFWWMVWQENTRVIVMTTKEVERGKNKCGRYWPDEGSSKDYGRITVRNISESSNNDYILREFLVVKDNKDNQTERKIFHYHFTAWPDHGVPSDPGCVLNFLHDVNKRQEDIPSAGPVVVHCSAGIGRTGTFIVIDMILDQIKRQGLDCEIDIQRTIQMVRSQRSGMVQTEAQYKFVYLAVQHHIETVQQRISAEQKSLQLGREYTNIKYSSEAAGGIEMGKSLSRSTISLPTTPSTTPRDPKRPMSTATLPKTQSENHLPRPPDELPKQIYENVPPAVKEKKAKSATMSPTTPTSPTFPSPPMGFSAAGAGPPFPAPAAAPRPSMPPRAT; encoded by the exons ATGGGAGACTTCTATGACCTGTATGGCGGGGAGAAGTTTGCCACACTGGCTGAGCTGGTGCAGTTCTACATGGAGAACCAAGGCCAGCTGAGGGAGAAGAACGGAGAGGTCATAGAACTCAAGTACCCCCTCAACTGTGCTGACCCAACCACAGAGAG GTGGTTTCATGGCCACTTGTCAGGGCGTGAGGCTGAGAAGCTGATCCTTGACAAGGGGAAGAATGGAAGCTTCCTGGTCCGGGAGTCACAGAGCAAGCCCGGAGACTATGTCCTGTCTGTCCGCACCGACGACAAGGTCACCCACGTCATGATCAGATGTGTG GATAACAAGTATGAtgtcggaggaggaagaaagtttgaCACACTCAGTGAACTTGTGGAGCACTACCGGAAGAACCCGATGGTGGAGCAGTCCGGCACGGTGGTTCCTCTCAAGATGCCCTTCAATGCCACCAGGATCAATGCCCGGGGCATTGACAGCAGAGTGCGGGAACTCTCG AAGGAACACCAGGGGCCTGCCATGGGAAAAGCTGGGTTTTGGGAGGAGTTTGAGTCCCTGCAGCAGCAAGAGTGCAAGCAACTCTACTCCCGGAAAGAAGGACAGAAGCCGGAAAACCGCAACAAAAATCGCTACAAGAACATCCTTCCATTTGATCACACCCGGGTCATCCTGCGGGACACAGACCCGGGAATACCTGGCTCAGACTACATCAACGCTAACCTTATAACG AGTGAAGAAGACCTGGGCATCGAGGCGAAGACCTACATAGCAACGCAAGGCTGCCTGCCGTCCACCCTGGCAGACTTCTGGTGGATGGTGTGGCAGGAAAACACCCGAGTGATTGTCATGACTACCAAGGAGGTGGAGCGTGGCAAG AACAAGTGTGGGAGGTACTGGCCTGACGAGGGCTCCAGCAAAGACTACGGCCGCATCACAGTTCGCAACATTTCAGAAAGCTCAAACAACGATTACATTCTACGAGAGTTCCTGGTTGTCAAAGACAACAAAGATAACCAGACGGAGAGAAAAATATTTCACTACCACTTTACA GCTTGGCCAGATCATGGTGTTCCATCTGACCCTGGCTGTGTCCTCAACTTCCTCCATGACGTCAACAAGCGTCAGGAGGACATCCCGTCAGCCGGGCCGGTGGTGGTTCACTGCTCTGCCGGGATTGGCCGTACTGGAACCTTCATTGTCATTGATATGATTCTTGACCAGATCAAAAGACAAG GTCTTGACTGTGAAATTGATATCCAGCGAACCATACAGATGGTGAGGTCTCAGCGCTCAGGAATGGTGCAGACTGAAGCACAGTACAAGTTTGTGTACCTGGCTGTGCAGCACCACATAGAAACCGTTCAGCAGCGCATTTCAGCAGAACAGAAGAGCCTGCAGCTGGGGAGGGAGTACACCAACATCAAATACAGCAGTGAGGCTGCTGGAGGAATAGAAATGGGGAAGTCCCTCTCAAGGTCCACCATCTCGCTGCccaccaccccttccaccacACCGCGTGACCCCAAGCGGCCCATGTCCACCGCCACTCTTCCCAAAACACAGTCTGAGAACCATCTACCAAG GCCTCCTGATGAACTCCCGAAGCAGATCTATGAAAATGTTCCTCCGGCTGTGAAAGAGAAGAAGGCGAAATCTGCAACCAtgtcccccaccacccccacctcccccacctTCCCATCTCCCCCTATGGGTTTCTCTGCAGCAGGAGCTGGACCCCCCTTTCCCGCCCCTGCTGCTGCCCCCCGTCCCTCCATGCCACCCCGTGCCACTTGA
- the LOC126980976 gene encoding tyrosine-protein phosphatase non-receptor type 11-like isoform X6 codes for MMTDRMWSRLHSLYHKVVGGAAGLAEAGQQPEALGRQRLQESVAVKLKGRWFHPNVSGLEAEVLLKERGIEGSFLARPSKSNPGDFTLSVRRNGEVTHIKIQNMGDFYDLYGGEKFATLAELVQFYMENQGQLREKNGEVIELKYPLNCADPTTERWFHGHLSGREAEKLILDKGKNGSFLVRESQSKPGDYVLSVRTDDKVTHVMIRCVDNKYDVGGGRKFDTLSELVEHYRKNPMVEQSGTVVPLKMPFNATRINARGIDSRVRELSKEHQGPAMGKAGFWEEFESLQQQECKQLYSRKEGQKPENRNKNRYKNILPFDHTRVILRDTDPGIPGSDYINANLITSEEDLGIEAKTYIATQGCLPSTLADFWWMVWQENTRVIVMTTKEVERGKNKCGRYWPDEGSSKDYGRITVRNISESSNNDYILREFLVVKDNKDNQTERKIFHYHFTAWPDHGVPSDPGCVLNFLHDVNKRQEDIPSAGPVVVHCSAGIGRTGTFIVIDMILDQIKRQGLDCEIDIQRTIQMVRSQRSGMVQTEAQYKFVYLAVQHHIETVQQRISAEQKSLQLGREYTNIKYSSEAAGGIEMGKSLSRSTISLPTTPSTTPRDPKRPMSTATLPKTQSENHLPSRRRHSITPKSKAS; via the exons ATGATGACGGACAGGATGTGGAGTCGCCTGCACTCTCTGTACCATAAGGTGGTGGGCGGGGCGGCCGGCCTCGCAGAGGCTGGGCAACAGCCCGAGGCACTGGGCAGGCAGAGGCTGCAGGAGTCTGTGGCGGTGAAGCTGAAGGGCAG ATGGTTTCACCCCAACGTCTCGGGCCTGGAGGCCGAGGTGCTGCTGAAGGAGCGGGGCATCGAGGGCTCCTTTCTGGCCCGGCCCTCCAAGTCCAACCCAGGCGACTTTACTCTCTCCGTGCG ACGGAATGGAGAGGTGACACACATCAAGATTCAGAACATGGGAGACTTCTATGACCTGTATGGCGGGGAGAAGTTTGCCACACTGGCTGAGCTGGTGCAGTTCTACATGGAGAACCAAGGCCAGCTGAGGGAGAAGAACGGAGAGGTCATAGAACTCAAGTACCCCCTCAACTGTGCTGACCCAACCACAGAGAG GTGGTTTCATGGCCACTTGTCAGGGCGTGAGGCTGAGAAGCTGATCCTTGACAAGGGGAAGAATGGAAGCTTCCTGGTCCGGGAGTCACAGAGCAAGCCCGGAGACTATGTCCTGTCTGTCCGCACCGACGACAAGGTCACCCACGTCATGATCAGATGTGTG GATAACAAGTATGAtgtcggaggaggaagaaagtttgaCACACTCAGTGAACTTGTGGAGCACTACCGGAAGAACCCGATGGTGGAGCAGTCCGGCACGGTGGTTCCTCTCAAGATGCCCTTCAATGCCACCAGGATCAATGCCCGGGGCATTGACAGCAGAGTGCGGGAACTCTCG AAGGAACACCAGGGGCCTGCCATGGGAAAAGCTGGGTTTTGGGAGGAGTTTGAGTCCCTGCAGCAGCAAGAGTGCAAGCAACTCTACTCCCGGAAAGAAGGACAGAAGCCGGAAAACCGCAACAAAAATCGCTACAAGAACATCCTTCCATTTGATCACACCCGGGTCATCCTGCGGGACACAGACCCGGGAATACCTGGCTCAGACTACATCAACGCTAACCTTATAACG AGTGAAGAAGACCTGGGCATCGAGGCGAAGACCTACATAGCAACGCAAGGCTGCCTGCCGTCCACCCTGGCAGACTTCTGGTGGATGGTGTGGCAGGAAAACACCCGAGTGATTGTCATGACTACCAAGGAGGTGGAGCGTGGCAAG AACAAGTGTGGGAGGTACTGGCCTGACGAGGGCTCCAGCAAAGACTACGGCCGCATCACAGTTCGCAACATTTCAGAAAGCTCAAACAACGATTACATTCTACGAGAGTTCCTGGTTGTCAAAGACAACAAAGATAACCAGACGGAGAGAAAAATATTTCACTACCACTTTACA GCTTGGCCAGATCATGGTGTTCCATCTGACCCTGGCTGTGTCCTCAACTTCCTCCATGACGTCAACAAGCGTCAGGAGGACATCCCGTCAGCCGGGCCGGTGGTGGTTCACTGCTCTGCCGGGATTGGCCGTACTGGAACCTTCATTGTCATTGATATGATTCTTGACCAGATCAAAAGACAAG GTCTTGACTGTGAAATTGATATCCAGCGAACCATACAGATGGTGAGGTCTCAGCGCTCAGGAATGGTGCAGACTGAAGCACAGTACAAGTTTGTGTACCTGGCTGTGCAGCACCACATAGAAACCGTTCAGCAGCGCATTTCAGCAGAACAGAAGAGCCTGCAGCTGGGGAGGGAGTACACCAACATCAAATACAGCAGTGAGGCTGCTGGAGGAATAGAAATGGGGAAGTCCCTCTCAAGGTCCACCATCTCGCTGCccaccaccccttccaccacACCGCGTGACCCCAAGCGGCCCATGTCCACCGCCACTCTTCCCAAAACACAGTCTGAGAACCATCTACCAAG TCGGCGGAGACACTCAATCACTCCCAAGTCCAAG GCCTCCTGA